The sequence below is a genomic window from Lolium perenne isolate Kyuss_39 chromosome 7, Kyuss_2.0, whole genome shotgun sequence.
TCTAAGTTCACCCTCAAACTCTTAATTAAGTTCAATTTTGGTCTCTGCCATCAGTTTAATGATGACTGACCGGTTTTTGACTCTCTTTTTTGCCATTATGGACAAAATTGACACTTTTAATCTACGTGGGATCAATTGTCCCCGGTCAACAAATAGAAGAAATCCCCTTGCCCTAACACACATGTGTGCCGCCTCTGCCTTCCGCGCTTGGTGCAGCCATATCCTCGCCACCTCAACCGCCTCCGTCTTTCCTCCTATCGTAAAAGCCCACGCATGCCCGTCGATTTTGCCTTTCTCGCTCGGCTTATCCGCCTTCGTAGTGTCAGGTACAGCTGCTAGGTGTTGGAGAAGAGTTATGGATACTACTCCAAACGGATAATGATCATGATCTCGTCAACGAATGTTCGTAATGTTAATTGCATAACTTATCTCTAGGCGAGATGGTCCTACGTGCCAAAAAAAGAGTCAAAACAGGTCAACCATCGTTAAATCGCTACCAGGGACCAAAATTGAACTTAATTAAGAGTTTGAGAGCATGTTTAGACCAAAATAGAGTTGAGGGGACTAAAGTTAGAGCTTTGCAAGACATGAGGGGCCAAAAATGCACTTAACCCTATTTTTTCCAACTTTTGTAAAAAGATGCTAGATCTATGGGTTAGGAAAGAGAGCAAATTGTTATCCTCGAGTAAAAAAGGTGAAAGATTAAGAAGGCACCTCTAATCCACTAGAACTTAAACCCTAGATTTGATACTTTAGTGTCTCATAAGAGGACCTCCAATCGTCCTCTCCAAAGAAAAACCAAAATGGGGACGCCGGTGGCCAAAAACGCGCCCAGTTGGTCCCCTATAGCCTCCCTGAATAACAAATTTTAGCCGATGCTCCCAATCGAAACTCGGTCCATTGGGAGGCTAGGGGCGCCGATGTGCATGCAAATGATACTTTATTCCCTCTCCCCACATGGCTGGCCTACATGCAACCTTACATGCAGGAATCTTTCCTCTCTCCTCACACATGCACATGCAAGCAAATGAAGGTTAGGATTGGGTGGTGACATCAATTTTTAGTCACCCAAAGATTAAATAGCCCCCTAAAGGTCATTAGCCGGATGTGAAAGTGGGGGCATCGAGTGGAGATGTTCTAACGGCCGAATATTCTTCAGTGGAAGGCGAAATTCCCATCGATAGTGAGACATCCGTGGTAAATTCATCAATGTCAACACCCGCCGTATCAGCTTCTTAGACTCTGTCTCTTGGAGGTACTCATAATGATAAGGTGTGCATGTGTACGTTTATAGGGTGAGTGTATTTTTGTATTTATGAGCATCTACATCTATACCGTGTTTACCAAAAAATACTAGTAAATAGTTGATGTTAGCATGGCATGTGTTTTGACATAGATAGCAGTACGCGGTAACCTATTGTAACCATTTGGTCACCAGCATTACAATAGCAATTGTGATCACGGGGCCAACGAGCACCTCCAACCGCAAGACTAAGAGGTGGAGGGCGAcatgctaagagcatctctagcagagcccgtaaaaacGCTAACTGAAAACCCGGAGTTCAGTTCACCAAACCCGTGTTTACGGGTTGAAAAATGGCCGACACAGAACAGAACCCGTAAAGGCAGGGTTTTCATAGAATTCATATGCAATACATACAACAATCAATCATAATTAATCAAATAATCATCCAAATTAtttacaacacataaacaatagtctGAACCAAATTATTACAACAGTTCTGGGAAAATTGAAGAAATAAAAAATATCTCAACCAAATTACAACAATTCTCGAAAAATTGGACAAATGAACAAGTGTCTCAACAATGATACATATCACACATAAATGAATGGAATGGTAGGATCAAAGGCGACGGCCATGTCGCTGCCGGTGGTGCATTTTCAGATCATAAACGAGCTAGGCATGGGTACTGGTATTCTCAATCTGTCGATGCATTTTAAGGAAAGCTTCAATGCGGTCCATATTGCTTTGGGGTTCCACTCGAGTGCCAATGTTGTCATAGAAGCAGGGCAAGATTTTTTTTGTCCCAAAATTGGGCTGGGCCACGAACAATGACAAAACTTTCTTGCAAAACACCGAAAGCACTCTCAATGTCCTTGGGAGCTGCTTCTTGAGCTTTGGCAAATTTAATTTCTATTCTATCATGAGGATCCTTCACAAACTTAACAAAAGTTACCAAATCCGGATAGATGCCATCGGCTAGGTAATATCCCATTGTGTACTCATTGTTCATGACCTTGTAGTTGTAATTGGGTTCTTTCCCATTTGCTAATTTCACAAATAAAGGGAATCTTTGCAGCATGTTGATGTCATTGAGTGTTCTCGGCAAACCAAAAAAATTCCAAATCCACAAATCTTGTGATGCAACGGTCGCAAGTACAATGGTAGCATCTTTGCTCTTGCCACAGTACTGTCCATGCCATGCCTTAGgacaattcttccatgtataatgcATACAATCAAGTCTACAAAGCATGCCCGACCAACCATTTTTCTCGTTTATCTCCATCAATCTTTTTGTGTCATCCTCATTAGAAGCTTGGAGATAGGTTGTCCCAAACAACATGATAATCATGCGAGAAAACCTACGCACCGACTCCGATGTAGTATCTTCGCCAATTCAAAGATACTCATCGGTGTAATCCGCAGGGATGCCATACGCAATCACCCTCATGGTAGTAGAGATTTTTTGAAACGGGCTGAAACCCATCATGCCTGCGGCATTTCTACGTTGTTTGAAGTAATTTGAATTGGCTTCGCAGGCCTTGACAATTTTGACGAACAAACCACGGCGCATGCGATACCTCCTATGGAATAGATGCGGCAGATAGGTAGGTACCTCGGCGAAGTAGTCCTCCATCAGCTGCTCGTGGCAGAGGAGGCGATTCCGTTGGATGTGGTTCCGGCCCATCACTGACCCATGCCTCCGATTCAGCAGCTTCGCGCGGTCCTCCAGCTTCTTGACGGAGAGGAGGAGGATCGTGGCCTCCACCTCATCATCCTGGAGCAGCTCGTCGAGGTCGGAATTGTCCGAGCTCAACGAATCTGACAGATCGACATCGACGAACTCGTCGCCCGAGCTCATCCTCGATTGGGACGGTGCGACTGCGGCGGCAGCACCCGGAGTTGGGCGAGGAACCGCGGGCGGGGTGCGGGGCGACCCGCGCTAGCTCCAGGTTGTCGGGCTCGGGCGAATCGAGCGCTGCGGCGGCGGCAGagtgtggtggcggcgcggggagGAGAGAGCGAGTATTCGTGTCCGCTGAAATTTCAGTGCGCCCTAGATATGGATCTACCGTTCGGTTCGCTCGAGCAacccctacaaatacaggccgaTTTAGGTTTTCGGTCTCGGCCcgaattttttttttggtttcgtCTCGTTTACGCTAACTGGTCGACGCCATTTttcagcccgaacccgtaaactgGCGGTTATTTTTTTAGTTTTGGCTcttttacgggctctgctagagatgctctaaagatGGTTCTATATGTAAGGTAAGGTCAttatttgtaacatcccaaaaattcaaaacaaaacaaatgaaattccctagttccaaattttggaaccaacaaaaacttttattaagcatgatacatagtgatcttgcttaattcttgtgttattgctatgattgcttgttattagtattttgaagtgatcttaaaccctaaacctcacccctcttttcaccatcctagttaaaataaaataaaaggaaattaaataagaaaaaggcatatgtgcctatggctatttctataaatctttaccctaagcttttctactttgcttagaggtttggaaaaccttcatacaccttacctagtacttatcaaaccaaatccaagtggtttccaaagaaaataaaaagaaactaaaaatgccatagaggcatatgagagtaaaatagcaagttTGGGAAattaagaatattgaccctagtacatgttgtgaatggagggatcactcctatataccatttcaacactcaacaacaccatttgagtcaagccaagtcaaagtaaaacccaaatgcaatatatgcatagaggcatatgtgacacatagccataaaacccaattcttgccctatgactttaaaccttgaccaaatgatgtgaaaccatatctaaacctaatataacactaaattgaccctaacccatgcctaagtaaagcaaggagaacaatttacaagtttaatgaaatttgacatatcacctctcatgggttatggccatttttgcaaatctttgagcaagaccatttgaattggtttcaatggtcttaaaatgtttctaaactaataagaaccacattagagtcaagaaaagtcaaatcaattggagagaaatcaaatggtgaggaattcccaatttcactcacatacacataaggccaattttgcaaatcttcaccaaaggccaccattgcttgatctcttgcttgtagaatgtttatatatgataaacaaacacaattgcaccaaagaaacccaaatcaaagcaaagaagaattcaaatgcaacttatatatgataatggtcatttggccattttatattatcttacccactttgagctcttctattaagagattcttaaaccaaaccctaacaactctttgcacctcatccaagacctcatcaaaatgaacatttttcgtgttgaccactttgaccaaagctttgaccattgctctaattattcaagccaagatgccaccttgaaacaaattctagattccctccactatttgaattttcacaaaacctctccaaatttcaaaccaatgccacacattgttgcccaacctcatttagaacacaaccatgcaGCCATTTGTCCAAAATTACACACAAGGGAGGTCATTGCTTTGGAGATGAGAAGTACACATAAAGTGAAAAAGGGGTACAATTCAGTTTAATCATCACTTTCTcactttttctctctctctcccttgtcCTCCTTGTTAGTACACCATGGTACTCTGAAAAGCACATCATGAAGTGACACCACCTTGGCCATGATTCACCATGCTCAAGCATGCCACTCATTTGCATGTACCACATATGCTTTTCACTTTAATCAATGGTGCACACCTCTAGCCCTCTCACACCTTGCACCCTATGTCAAATACCATCATCACACCTCAACCAAGCATGCAGCACTCATAGACCAAGAAAATGATGCAAAGAGGACCATGCCAAGCCCATGCCATTGATGTAGACCTCACCATGCCACCACttgtcctcctccttctctcaagcctatataaacccccctcCTCACTTGGGACAGCACCACACCATCTCacagcctccctctctccctcctagagcctccctctctccctccttgcctCACACCAGAGCCAAGAGCTCGCCACGGCcaccggcggcatccctcaaaaaccgcccagattttcatcaccatagcccccgagccctacagcaaagttgtagcccttggaaagacctttccaacgcaacaaaccacgcctcaatccgagctccgaggtgaaaGTTAGAGCCCCCGCAAGTTAGCAgcgtcgggaggaagacgacggcccagcgccgtcggatcgtCATCTGACGATCTGCGCGCTCTGCGCGtgcccgacgtgcatgcgccatgcacgccaggcccgggcagcagctgggccggcccaacttcttcccgcccccgtttgaattcaaattttgtttaattctttttcatttaaattgctatcagatgctttgctagaaatcaaatatatccaaatctacttggccatttttagtgaatttcatatggttggaaagcctgtgaaattatctatccgatgccactggattcaaacaaatagctgttgtagaattaaagtagcaaaataaacaagacatagaCTTTTCTgagttagaataattattaaaaatcaacccttttgaattttgaggtgattccacctctcataattcacatttcacaa
It includes:
- the LOC139833804 gene encoding uncharacterized protein; the protein is MSSGDEFVDVDLSDSLSSDNSDLDELLQDDEVEATILLLSVKKLEDRAKLLNRRHGSVMGRNHIQRNRLLCHEQLMEDYFAEVPTYLPHLFHRRYRMRRGLFVKIVKACEANSNYFKQRRNAAGMMGFSPFQKISTTMRVIAYGIPADYTDEYL